In one Macaca fascicularis isolate 582-1 chromosome 6, T2T-MFA8v1.1 genomic region, the following are encoded:
- the LOC102142377 gene encoding protocadherin beta-6, whose amino-acid sequence MQTKVQNKKRQVAFFILLMLWGEVGSESIQYSVLEETESGTFVANLTKDLGLRVGELAARGARIVFKGNRQHLQLDPQTHDLLLNEKLDREELCGSTEPCVLPFQVLLENPLQFFQASLRVRDINDHAPEFPAREMLLKISEITMPGKIFPLKMAHDLDTGSNGLQSYTISSNPHFHVLTRNRSEGRKFPELVLDKPLDREEQPRLTLTLTALDGGSPPRSGTSEIHIQVLDINDNIPEFAQELYEAQIPENNPLGSLVITVSARDLDAGSFGKVSYALFQVDDINQPFEINAITGEIRLRKALDFEEVQSYDVDVEATDGGGLSGKCSLVVRVLDVNDNAPELTMSFFISPIPENLPEIIVAVFSVSDADSGHNQQVICSIENNLPFLLRLSMENFYTLVTDGALDRESRAEYNITITVTDLGTPRLKTQQSITVLVSDVNDNAPAFTQTSYTLFVRENNSPALHIGSVSATDRDSGTNAQVTYSLLPPQDPHLPLPSLVSISADNGHLFALRSLDYEALQEFEFRVGATDRGSPVLSSEALVRVLVLDANDNSPFVLYPLQNGSAPCTELVPRTAEPGYLVTKVVAVDGDSGQNAWLSYQLLKATEPGLFGVWAHNGEVRTSRLLSERDAAKHRLVVLVKDNGEPPRSATATLHLLLVDGFSQPYLLLPEAAAAQAQADWLTVYLVVALASVSSLFLLSVLLFVAVRLCKRSRAASVGRCSVPEGPFPGHLVDVSGTRTLSQSYQYEVCLMGGSGTNEFKFLKPIIPNFPPQGTEREMEETPALPNSFPFS is encoded by the coding sequence TCGATTCAGTATTCCGTATTGGAGGAGACAGAAAGTGGCACGTTTGTGGCCAACTTGACAAAGGACCTGGGACTGAGGGTGGGGGAGCTGGCTGCACGGGGAGCTCGgattgttttcaaagggaacagACAACATTTGCAGCTTGATCCACAGACCCATGATTTACTACTAAATGAAAAACTGGACCGGGAGGAACTGTGTGGCTCCACCGAGCCGTGTGTGCTACCTTTCCAAGTGTTACTGGAAAACCCCTTGCAGTTTTTTCAGGCTTCCTTGCGAGTCAGAGATATAAATGACCACGCCCCGGAATTCCCTGCCAGAGAAATGCTCCTGAAAATATCAGAAATTACTATGCCaggaaagatatttcctttgaaaatggcACACGATTTAGACACTGGCAGCAACGGCCTTCAGAGCTACACAATCAGCTCCAACCCTCACTTCCACGTTCTCACCCGCAATCGCAGCGAAGGCAGGAAGTTCCCGGAGCTGGTGCTGGACAAACCGTTGGACCGCGAGGAGCAGCCCCGACTCACGCTAACGCTCACCGCGCTGGATGGTGGGTCTCCGCCCCGGTCAGGGACCTCCGAGATTCACATCCAGGTTTTGGACATCAATGACAACATCCCCGAGTTTGCTCAGGAGCTCTATGAGGCGCAAATCCCTGAGAACAATCCCCTCGGCTCTCTGGTTATTACCGTCTCAGCCAGAGATTTAGATGCAGGATCGTTTGGGAAGGTATCTTACGCCCTGTTTCAAGTCGATGACATCAACCAACCGTTCGAAATAAACGCAATCACAGGAGAAATTCGGTTGAGAAAGGCTTTGGATTTTGAGGAAGTTCAGTCTTATGACGTGGATGTTGAGGCTACAGATGGTGGGGGCCTATCAGGAAAATGTTCTTTAGTCGTCAGGGTCCTGGACGTGAATGACAACGCCCCTGAACTCACCATGTCGTTCTTCATCAGCCCCATCCCAGAAAACTTGCCAGAGATCATAGTGGCAGTTTTCAGTGTTTCAGATGCAGACTCTGGGCATAACCAACAGGTTATTTGTTCAATAGAGAACAATCTCCCTTTTCTACTAAGACTTTCCATGGAGAATTTCTACACCCTGGTAACAGATGGGGCACTGGACAGAGAGAGCAGAGCCGAGTACAACATCACCATCACCGTCACTGATTTGGGGACACCCAGGCTGAAAACCCAGCAGAGCATAACCGTGCTGGTCTCAGACGTCAATGACAACGCCCCCGCCTTCACCCAAACCTCCTACACCCTGTTCGTCCGCGAGAACAACAGCCCCGCCCTGCACATCGGCAGCGTCAGCGCCACAGACAGAGACTCAGGCACCAACGCCCAGGTCACCTACTCGCTATTGCCGCCCCAGGACCCgcacctgcccctcccctccctggtCTCCATCAGCGCAGACAACGGCCACCTGTTCGCCCTCAGGTCGCTGGACTACGAGGCCTTGCAGGAGTTCGAGTTCCGCGTGGGCGCCACAGACCGCGGGTCCCCGGTGCTGAGCAGCGAGGCGCTGGTGCGCGTGCTGGTGCTGGACGCCAACGACAACTCGCCCTTCGTGCTGTACCCGCTGCAAAACGGCTCCGCGCCCTGCACCGAGCTGGTGCCCCGGACGGCCGAGCCGGGCTACCTGGTGACCAAGGTGGTGGCGGTGGACGGCGACTCGGGCCAGAACGCCTGGCTGTCGTACCAGCTGCTCAAGGCCACGGAGCCCGGGCTGTTCGGTGTGTGGGCGCACAATGGCGAGGTGCGCACCTCCAGGTTGCTGAGTGAGCGCGACGCGGCCAAGCACAGGCTGGTGGTGCTGGTCAAGGACAATGGCGAGCCTCCGCGCTCGGCCACCGCCACGCTGCACTTGCTCCTAGTGGACGGCTTCTCCCAGCCCTACCTGCTTCTCCCGGAGGCGGCCGCGGCCCAGGCCCAGGCCGACTGGCTCACCGTCTACCTGGTGGTGGCATTGGCCTCGGTGTCGTCGCTCTTCCTCTTGTCGGTGCTCCTGTTCGTGGCGGTGCGGCTGTGCAAGAGGAGCAGGGCGGCCTCGGTGGGTCGCTGCTCGGTGCCCGAGGGCCCCTTTCCAGGACATCTGGTGGACGTGAGTGGCACCAGGACCCTGTCCCAGAGCTACCAGTACGAGGTGTGTCTGATGGGAGGCTCAGGAACAAATGAGTTCAAGTTCCTGAAGCCGATTATCCCCAACTTCCCTCCTCAGGGCACtgagagagaaatggaagaaaccCCCGCCCTTCCGAATAGCTTCCCATTCAGTTAA